In a genomic window of [Empedobacter] haloabium:
- a CDS encoding pseudouridine synthase: protein MSEELLRLSKRMSELGLCSRREADEWIAKGWVRVDGKVVSELGTKVYPSQKVTVERQAAAEQSKRVTILINKPMGYVSGQAEDGYTPAVALIKPENRWADDPSPEQFHPTQLRSLVPAGRLDIDSVGLLVLTQDGRIAKHLIGHDTEIDKEYLVRVQYTKPGKLPDADLKKLNHGLWMDGKPLLPAKVRWQNDDQLSFTLREGKKRQIRRMCEMVGLKVVGLKRVRIGKVKLGDLPTGQWRYLSPEERF from the coding sequence ATGTCTGAAGAATTACTACGCCTGTCCAAGCGCATGTCCGAACTGGGCCTGTGCTCCCGCCGCGAGGCCGACGAATGGATCGCCAAGGGCTGGGTGCGGGTCGACGGCAAGGTCGTGTCCGAGCTGGGCACCAAGGTCTACCCGAGCCAGAAGGTGACGGTGGAGCGCCAGGCCGCCGCCGAGCAGTCCAAGCGCGTGACGATCCTGATCAACAAGCCGATGGGCTACGTGTCGGGCCAGGCGGAGGACGGCTACACGCCGGCCGTCGCCCTGATCAAGCCGGAAAACCGCTGGGCCGACGATCCGTCGCCGGAGCAGTTCCACCCGACCCAGCTGCGCAGCCTGGTGCCGGCGGGGCGGCTGGACATCGATTCGGTGGGCCTTTTGGTATTGACGCAGGATGGCCGCATCGCGAAACACCTGATCGGGCACGACACGGAGATCGACAAGGAGTACCTTGTACGAGTGCAGTACACCAAGCCGGGCAAGCTGCCGGACGCCGACCTGAAAAAGCTGAATCATGGCTTGTGGATGGACGGCAAGCCGCTGCTGCCGGCAAAGGTACGCTGGCAGAACGACGACCAGCTCAGTTTCACGCTGCGCGAGGGGAAGAAGCGCCAGATCCGGCGCATGTGCGAGATGGTGGGCCTGAAAGTGGTCGGCCTGAAGCGCGTGCGCATCGGCAAGGTCAAGCTGGGCGACCTGCCGACGGGCCAGTGGCGTTATCTTTCTCCCGAAGAAAGATTCTAG